One genomic region from Terasakiella sp. SH-1 encodes:
- a CDS encoding response regulator transcription factor, with protein sequence MKQVNAHIIVADDNELYARSLADFFSSKGYRVSCVETGCQLLELIDKEVFDVAILDVVREAEDGLDIASALRQKSDIGIIILTGHHTTEQDQVEGLRVGADAYLSKSSDLSVVEATVQSVLRRLRKDQGSAEQKNEAEGWALDVLTWQLTTPTGNTLKMTRQEVGILKSLFKVSGEPVERSEILSELGKKDTEFARRNLETAVRRLRVKVEREIGESLPIVTVYGLGYAFTALGEIAQNAG encoded by the coding sequence ATGAAACAAGTGAACGCTCACATTATCGTTGCGGATGATAACGAACTTTATGCCCGTTCGTTGGCTGATTTTTTCAGCTCAAAAGGCTATCGGGTTTCTTGTGTTGAGACCGGGTGCCAGTTGCTTGAACTTATTGATAAAGAAGTGTTTGATGTCGCTATTCTGGATGTCGTGCGCGAAGCCGAAGACGGATTGGATATTGCCTCAGCATTAAGGCAGAAATCGGATATCGGCATCATCATACTGACAGGGCACCATACGACTGAACAGGATCAGGTTGAAGGGTTGCGGGTCGGCGCAGATGCCTATTTATCCAAATCCAGTGATCTATCTGTTGTTGAGGCAACGGTCCAAAGTGTTTTGCGCCGCTTGCGCAAGGACCAAGGCAGTGCTGAGCAAAAAAATGAGGCTGAAGGCTGGGCGCTGGATGTTTTGACCTGGCAGTTGACCACCCCGACAGGCAATACTCTGAAAATGACCCGACAGGAAGTCGGGATTCTGAAAAGCTTGTTCAAAGTATCGGGGGAACCTGTGGAACGCAGTGAAATTCTGTCTGAACTTGGAAAAAAAGACACGGAATTTGCACGTCGCAATCTGGAAACTGCGGTGCGTCGCTTACGGGTCAAAGTGGAGCGTGAGATTGGGGAAAGTCTGCCGATTGTAACGGTATATGGTCTTGGCTATGCCTTTACAGCGCTGGGTGAAATTGCCCAGAATGCGGGATAA
- a CDS encoding rubredoxin has protein sequence MTQSFFGGSYGGDNSKISDDAVLECKICWHVYDPKEGDGYWQIPPNTPFSQLPDHWSCPTCEGKREEFMVVSP, from the coding sequence ATGACTCAGTCCTTTTTCGGGGGATCATATGGCGGGGATAATTCCAAGATCAGTGATGATGCTGTTTTGGAATGTAAAATCTGCTGGCATGTCTATGACCCGAAAGAAGGTGATGGTTATTGGCAAATCCCCCCAAACACCCCCTTCTCACAACTGCCCGATCATTGGAGCTGCCCGACCTGCGAAGGAAAACGTGAAGAATTTATGGTGGTTAGCCCATGA
- the hypC gene encoding HypC/HybG/HupF family hydrogenase formation chaperone, with translation MCVGIPMRVLESTLFQALCEDNNGTRHTIDMVLTGEQPAGTWVMTFLGAAREVLDETTAKQIIDALSALEQAMSGNDQLDQYFPDLVQK, from the coding sequence ATGTGTGTCGGCATACCTATGAGAGTGCTGGAAAGCACCCTGTTTCAAGCCCTTTGCGAAGATAACAACGGTACACGGCACACCATTGATATGGTTCTCACCGGTGAACAGCCCGCAGGTACATGGGTGATGACCTTTTTAGGTGCTGCACGCGAAGTACTGGATGAAACCACTGCCAAGCAAATCATTGATGCCTTAAGCGCCCTTGAACAAGCCATGTCAGGCAATGATCAACTTGATCAATATTTTCCCGATCTGGTCCAGAAGTAA
- the hypA gene encoding hydrogenase maturation nickel metallochaperone HypA, with protein sequence MHEMSLCESILQIMEEQAVQQNFTTVQSVRLEVGPLSGVEIEALRFGFEVVTRNTLADGCALEILETQAQAWCMECAELVEIKERYDACPKCGSHQLQVSCGDELRIKDMEVN encoded by the coding sequence ATGCATGAAATGTCCCTGTGTGAAAGCATTCTCCAGATTATGGAAGAACAGGCGGTGCAGCAAAATTTCACAACCGTGCAATCTGTGCGTCTTGAAGTCGGCCCCTTAAGCGGTGTGGAAATTGAGGCCCTACGTTTTGGTTTCGAGGTCGTCACGCGAAATACACTGGCCGATGGCTGCGCCCTTGAAATCCTTGAAACCCAGGCCCAAGCCTGGTGCATGGAATGTGCTGAACTGGTCGAGATTAAAGAAAGATATGATGCCTGCCCGAAATGCGGGTCCCATCAATTACAAGTCAGCTGCGGTGATGAACTGCGCATAAAAGACATGGAGGTCAACTGA
- a CDS encoding HyaD/HybD family hydrogenase maturation endopeptidase yields the protein MEGDAAQTNVLILGIGNLLWADEGFGVRAIEELNRLYEFGDNVKLMDGGTQGIYLVQHVRDADILVVFDAVDYGLEPGTLKLVEGDEVPRFLGAKKVSLHQTGFQEVLAMAEMFDEAPSHLFLIGVQPKELEDYGGSLRDVVKAQITPSIDEALSFLKKHGIEGQKRAQPLDHQHTLGCQVMQMERYENERPAEAEACRVGDERLINDSRWKAPEDFDGELEAVLAEDTEGRILGVPV from the coding sequence ATGGAAGGTGATGCAGCTCAAACAAATGTGTTGATCTTGGGCATTGGCAATCTTTTGTGGGCCGATGAAGGCTTTGGCGTGCGCGCCATTGAAGAACTTAACCGTCTTTATGAGTTTGGCGATAATGTCAAACTGATGGATGGCGGCACCCAAGGAATTTACCTTGTTCAACATGTACGTGACGCCGATATCCTTGTGGTATTTGATGCGGTAGATTACGGGCTGGAACCGGGTACCCTGAAACTGGTGGAAGGCGATGAGGTTCCCCGCTTTCTCGGGGCTAAAAAAGTCAGCCTGCATCAAACCGGCTTTCAGGAAGTGCTCGCCATGGCCGAAATGTTTGACGAGGCCCCAAGCCACCTGTTCCTGATTGGTGTGCAGCCCAAAGAGCTGGAAGATTATGGTGGTAGCCTGCGCGATGTGGTTAAGGCACAGATTACCCCTTCTATTGATGAAGCCCTTTCTTTCCTGAAAAAACACGGCATTGAAGGCCAAAAACGTGCCCAACCTTTGGACCATCAGCACACATTAGGCTGTCAGGTCATGCAAATGGAGCGTTATGAAAATGAACGCCCTGCTGAGGCAGAAGCCTGCCGCGTTGGCGATGAACGGCTAATCAACGACAGCCGCTGGAAAGCCCCTGAAGATTTTGATGGCGAATTGGAAGCCGTCCTTGCAGAAGACACTGAGGGACGCATTTTAGGAGTCCCTGTCTAA
- a CDS encoding hydrogenase small subunit, with product MHETFYEVMRRQGITRRSFLKYCSLAAAALGLGPSFAPKIAHAMETKPRIPVLWLHGLECTCCSESFIRSAHPLAKDVVLSMISLDYDDTIMAAAGDQAEAIIEETIQKYDGNFILAVEGNPPLNEDGMYCFINGKPFVEQLKHTAEHAKAIVSWGSCASWGCVQAARPNPTQATPVHKVPGLANKPIIKVPGCPPISEVMTAVITYILTFEKLPELDNQGRPKMFYSQRIHDKCYRRPHFDAGQFVEEFDDEGARKGYCLYKVGCKGPTTYNACSTTRWNGGISFPIQSGHPCIGCSEDGFWDKGGFYERLSNVHGFGIEADADEIGGKAAAIVGGAAAIHAAASTIKRVAQKGDDA from the coding sequence ATGCACGAAACATTTTACGAGGTCATGCGTCGCCAGGGCATTACGCGACGTAGTTTTCTGAAATATTGCAGTTTGGCCGCTGCAGCTTTGGGGTTGGGGCCAAGCTTTGCACCAAAAATCGCCCATGCGATGGAAACCAAACCCCGCATTCCTGTGCTCTGGCTGCATGGTCTGGAATGTACCTGTTGTTCAGAATCCTTCATCCGTTCTGCCCACCCGCTGGCAAAGGATGTGGTTCTGTCCATGATCTCCCTTGATTATGACGATACCATCATGGCCGCAGCCGGCGATCAGGCCGAAGCCATCATTGAAGAAACCATCCAGAAATATGATGGTAACTTCATTCTCGCCGTTGAAGGCAATCCGCCATTAAACGAAGACGGCATGTATTGTTTCATCAACGGCAAACCCTTTGTGGAACAACTGAAACATACCGCAGAACATGCCAAGGCGATCGTGTCTTGGGGCTCTTGTGCGTCATGGGGCTGCGTGCAGGCCGCACGTCCAAACCCGACCCAGGCCACCCCGGTTCACAAAGTCCCCGGTCTGGCCAACAAGCCGATCATCAAGGTACCGGGCTGTCCGCCGATTTCAGAAGTCATGACAGCGGTCATCACTTATATCCTGACCTTTGAAAAGCTGCCGGAACTGGACAATCAAGGTCGCCCCAAAATGTTCTATTCCCAGCGTATCCACGACAAATGTTATCGCCGCCCGCATTTTGATGCCGGACAGTTTGTTGAAGAATTCGATGATGAAGGCGCACGCAAGGGCTACTGCCTTTATAAAGTCGGCTGTAAAGGCCCGACAACGTACAACGCCTGTTCCACCACCCGCTGGAATGGTGGCATTTCCTTCCCGATCCAATCCGGTCATCCCTGTATTGGTTGTTCCGAAGATGGCTTCTGGGATAAGGGCGGTTTCTATGAACGCCTGAGCAATGTTCACGGCTTTGGCATTGAAGCCGATGCCGATGAAATCGGGGGCAAGGCCGCCGCCATCGTTGGTGGTGCCGCAGCCATCCACGCCGCTGCCAGTACAATCAAACGCGTAGCCCAAAAAGGAGATGATGCCTAA
- a CDS encoding hydrogenase-1 expression HyaE, translated as MFSPLLESIIERDAIPVVDETGLEAFCVDNELVVLMVTGDYKRVSTANDLAVILPELVKTYQGQFKPCISQRETEAAFQAKFNFVLLPTLVFLKGEDMLGTISGIMEWSEFITKTNEIVAHHLRTNAAQ; from the coding sequence ATGTTTTCCCCCCTCCTTGAATCTATTATTGAACGCGATGCCATCCCGGTTGTAGATGAAACGGGCCTTGAGGCTTTTTGTGTCGACAATGAACTTGTCGTTTTGATGGTCACAGGTGACTATAAACGGGTCAGCACCGCCAATGATCTCGCTGTGATTTTACCGGAACTGGTCAAGACCTATCAGGGACAGTTTAAACCCTGTATTTCCCAACGTGAAACCGAAGCCGCCTTTCAGGCCAAATTCAATTTCGTTTTGCTGCCCACCCTTGTTTTCCTAAAAGGTGAGGACATGCTGGGCACCATTTCCGGCATCATGGAATGGTCGGAATTCATCACCAAAACAAATGAGATTGTGGCCCACCACCTACGCACCAATGCGGCGCAATAA
- the hybE gene encoding [NiFe]-hydrogenase assembly chaperone HybE yields the protein MNTPADHIALKLEVAYRLIEKERMVGVPILNPVLKVQAVEFRPYQGMWLGVMITPWFMNLMLLPDVKNDPDIWDQDAGMKKTFTFPAGKFEFIFGEDQLIGKNYMCALYSPMFEFVDQQTTLETAEHILELIMQAREVNELDVEKHNQNRMENIWSEEKTADQTDLKDQPERSRRAFLGMKEDNISPQHDGQQP from the coding sequence ATGAATACACCAGCGGATCACATTGCCCTGAAACTGGAAGTAGCCTATCGCTTGATTGAAAAGGAACGCATGGTTGGCGTGCCGATCCTCAACCCTGTCCTAAAAGTACAGGCTGTTGAGTTTCGCCCCTATCAAGGCATGTGGTTGGGCGTGATGATTACCCCGTGGTTTATGAATCTCATGCTGCTGCCTGATGTGAAAAATGACCCGGACATTTGGGATCAAGACGCTGGCATGAAAAAGACCTTCACCTTTCCCGCTGGTAAGTTTGAATTCATTTTTGGCGAAGATCAGCTCATTGGTAAAAATTACATGTGTGCACTCTATTCGCCCATGTTTGAATTTGTCGATCAACAAACCACGCTAGAAACGGCTGAGCATATTCTTGAGCTGATCATGCAAGCCCGTGAAGTCAACGAACTGGACGTGGAGAAGCACAACCAGAACCGCATGGAAAATATCTGGTCAGAAGAAAAAACCGCTGATCAAACAGACCTCAAAGACCAACCAGAACGCTCCCGCCGGGCCTTTCTTGGTATGAAGGAAGATAATATATCGCCCCAACATGACGGCCAGCAGCCATGA
- a CDS encoding nickel-dependent hydrogenase large subunit: MMDTHILIDIHPSSKQDQPHDVRLQTKLPAQLASGFKGLNIEDVTKRIPLIFSICGAAQGYCAVDAAEHLLQKNNPERSQARSLIVLAEQAKEYILRNLMEWAELGSDQAALKSFAPVTQWRKQFANATFAQTAPFHLDALLHFNSEKVKQEIEAVETYLHKHVFNQPTEEWVKMTTCEDFFQWMERSKTIPAQLVKLLLRKKTATLGQTQISPLNGVASDVIYHKIFDDTDFPNKPKLDQKTAETGALARQINHPLITALAQEFGNGVLTRYVARLIELAHIPSRMRKQERLCQTTQISNDSAISTLETARGRLYHALCLEGEAVTDYQILSPSQWNFHPSSIAVESLQKLAYTDEQTIKKQAEMIIRAIDPCVGFEVRVH, encoded by the coding sequence ATGATGGACACACATATCCTCATTGATATTCACCCTTCATCTAAACAAGACCAGCCCCATGACGTGCGCCTTCAAACCAAACTCCCTGCCCAGTTGGCGAGTGGCTTTAAGGGGTTAAATATTGAAGATGTGACCAAGCGCATCCCCCTGATTTTCAGCATCTGCGGTGCCGCCCAAGGCTATTGCGCGGTAGATGCAGCAGAACATCTCTTGCAAAAAAATAATCCGGAGCGTAGCCAAGCCCGCAGCCTGATCGTTTTGGCCGAACAGGCAAAAGAATATATCCTGCGCAACCTGATGGAATGGGCAGAACTGGGCAGTGATCAAGCTGCCCTGAAAAGCTTTGCCCCGGTTACTCAATGGCGAAAACAATTTGCCAATGCGACCTTTGCACAGACAGCCCCCTTTCATCTTGATGCCCTGCTTCATTTCAATTCAGAGAAAGTCAAACAAGAAATCGAGGCCGTAGAGACCTATCTTCACAAACACGTCTTCAACCAGCCCACAGAAGAATGGGTTAAAATGACAACCTGCGAAGATTTCTTCCAATGGATGGAAAGAAGCAAAACCATTCCGGCCCAACTGGTGAAACTCCTTCTCAGGAAAAAAACAGCTACCCTTGGCCAAACGCAAATATCCCCTCTTAATGGCGTGGCAAGCGATGTGATCTATCACAAGATATTTGATGACACGGACTTTCCAAATAAACCTAAGCTGGACCAGAAAACAGCTGAAACCGGGGCCCTGGCCCGCCAGATCAACCATCCGCTGATTACAGCCCTTGCCCAAGAATTCGGCAACGGCGTGCTAACCCGTTACGTTGCCCGCCTCATTGAACTGGCCCATATCCCCAGCCGGATGCGGAAACAAGAAAGACTGTGCCAAACAACGCAAATCAGTAATGATAGTGCAATTTCCACACTGGAAACCGCACGCGGGCGGCTCTATCACGCCCTTTGCCTTGAAGGGGAAGCTGTGACAGACTATCAAATTCTATCGCCGTCACAATGGAATTTCCATCCTTCATCTATAGCAGTGGAAAGCTTGCAAAAACTGGCTTACACTGATGAACAGACGATCAAGAAACAGGCGGAAATGATCATTCGTGCCATTGACCCCTGTGTCGGCTTTGAAGTGAGGGTCCACTGA
- a CDS encoding hydrogenase expression/formation protein, producing the protein MTAETIIPGLVGPGTQPENEDGATLDYMEMPRDMVTFHQPLAPEPEDTLGMEEAKALLNQMADDLANYKIDSSALTYSLNSLAPKDLGLINQIMGEGEVSIVCGTRYQAQESVLAGVWRVVEITGKDNQISDNIEVAAYPDSIFNETFKTAAETIELDSTFPEGVRNAPPVLSEIKDKVANYRAGQPCHAINLTLLPQTDEDIAYLAEKLGVGTTIILSRGYGNCRVSSTMTKNVWWVQYFNSQDATILNSIEIVDLPDVVRAAQEDILDSAERLSEIMEVYK; encoded by the coding sequence ATGACAGCAGAAACAATCATTCCCGGTCTGGTCGGCCCTGGCACGCAACCTGAAAACGAAGATGGTGCCACACTGGATTATATGGAAATGCCGCGTGATATGGTCACATTCCATCAGCCCCTTGCCCCGGAACCGGAAGACACCCTTGGCATGGAAGAAGCCAAGGCGTTGCTTAATCAAATGGCTGATGATCTGGCGAACTATAAGATTGATTCTTCCGCACTTACCTATAGCCTTAATAGCCTTGCCCCGAAAGACTTGGGATTAATCAACCAGATCATGGGCGAAGGCGAAGTTTCTATCGTATGTGGCACCCGCTATCAAGCCCAAGAGTCCGTACTGGCCGGGGTCTGGCGGGTGGTTGAAATCACAGGCAAAGATAATCAAATTTCTGACAACATCGAAGTCGCCGCCTACCCAGACAGTATTTTCAACGAAACTTTTAAAACAGCAGCTGAGACCATTGAACTGGACAGTACCTTCCCGGAAGGTGTGCGCAACGCCCCGCCTGTTTTATCCGAGATTAAAGACAAGGTGGCAAACTACAGAGCGGGCCAGCCATGTCATGCCATTAACCTGACGCTGTTGCCGCAAACCGATGAAGACATCGCCTATCTGGCAGAAAAGCTTGGGGTTGGCACCACCATCATCTTGTCGCGCGGCTATGGCAATTGCCGGGTGTCTTCGACCATGACGAAAAATGTCTGGTGGGTGCAGTATTTTAACTCCCAGGATGCCACCATTTTAAATTCCATTGAAATCGTCGATCTGCCCGACGTGGTGCGTGCCGCTCAGGAAGATATCCTTGATAGTGCAGAACGCCTCAGTGAGATCATGGAGGTTTACAAATGA
- a CDS encoding substrate-binding domain-containing protein, protein MYAVTVQAETDLQNYWSYDEYLSLNPTQVEVVDHFAQRVRSDVTEHSLHLQKPIEIAVIYPGIQASDYWRRSVSSFEARLKEQRLPYRITPHFTKPAVEVRLQEKIIEKALQNDPDYLVFTLDAVRHERIIQRLIKKGRPKVIIQNATRPLKQWGSDQPFLYVGFDHAVGSQLLADKFIAEFPKGTDYALFYGSRGFVSAARGDTFRDRVAKDHNAHPTVSYYLDFDRERSRKAALHLISRQKLPRYIYACSTDIALGVIDAAKETGQLDQVSVNGWGGGGDELDALLKGELDFTVMRMNDDNGVAMAEAIYLDMSGRSSEVPLIYSGDIVLVDKTTSPQDVEKLKKRAFRYSSWWRSDVEGVLQSTLIN, encoded by the coding sequence TTGTATGCTGTAACAGTGCAGGCAGAAACGGATTTACAGAATTATTGGTCCTATGATGAATATTTATCCCTGAATCCAACGCAGGTTGAGGTCGTAGACCATTTTGCACAGCGTGTACGATCGGATGTGACGGAACATTCCTTACATCTTCAAAAGCCCATTGAAATTGCGGTAATCTATCCCGGCATTCAGGCCAGTGATTATTGGCGCAGAAGTGTGTCTTCTTTTGAGGCGCGCCTGAAAGAACAGCGACTGCCTTATCGCATCACACCTCATTTTACCAAACCTGCTGTTGAAGTTCGTTTACAGGAAAAAATTATCGAAAAAGCCTTGCAAAATGATCCAGACTATCTGGTCTTTACACTGGATGCGGTGCGCCATGAACGCATTATTCAGCGATTGATCAAAAAAGGGCGTCCCAAAGTTATTATTCAAAATGCAACCCGTCCGCTAAAACAATGGGGCAGCGATCAGCCGTTCCTGTATGTCGGGTTTGATCATGCGGTTGGGAGCCAATTGCTTGCAGACAAGTTTATTGCAGAGTTTCCCAAGGGAACCGATTATGCCCTGTTTTATGGATCACGCGGTTTTGTAAGTGCGGCGCGTGGAGATACATTTAGGGATCGGGTGGCAAAAGATCACAACGCCCATCCCACAGTGTCTTATTATCTGGATTTTGACCGGGAACGTTCGCGCAAAGCAGCCTTGCATTTGATCTCCCGTCAAAAATTACCCCGCTATATTTATGCCTGTTCGACCGATATTGCCCTTGGGGTGATTGATGCGGCAAAAGAAACCGGGCAGCTGGATCAGGTCAGTGTCAATGGCTGGGGGGGCGGCGGTGATGAGCTGGATGCCCTGTTAAAAGGCGAGCTGGATTTCACGGTGATGCGCATGAATGATGATAATGGTGTGGCTATGGCTGAGGCCATTTATCTGGATATGTCCGGGCGTAGCTCTGAAGTGCCTTTGATCTATTCTGGTGATATTGTTCTGGTTGATAAAACGACCTCGCCGCAGGATGTTGAAAAACTCAAGAAAAGGGCTTTTCGATATTCCAGCTGGTGGCGCAGTGATGTTGAAGGTGTTTTGCAATCCACATTAATTAATTAG
- a CDS encoding response regulator produces MPTILFVDDEINVLGAMKRSFRHMGDNWSFLFADCAPLAIDILNRIEKVDVVVTDVMMPRVDGKELVKKILAEYPQTKPIVLSGQCDDAAKAEFERMKVPFYNKPFPMEELKEKIVEMTKS; encoded by the coding sequence ATGCCAACAATTCTTTTTGTCGATGATGAAATTAATGTCCTTGGGGCAATGAAACGCAGCTTCCGCCATATGGGGGATAACTGGTCTTTTTTGTTTGCCGATTGCGCACCTTTAGCCATTGATATCCTTAATCGTATTGAGAAAGTCGATGTGGTTGTGACCGATGTCATGATGCCACGCGTAGATGGTAAGGAATTGGTCAAAAAGATTTTGGCAGAATATCCGCAGACGAAACCCATTGTCCTGTCAGGTCAATGTGATGATGCTGCGAAGGCGGAATTTGAAAGAATGAAGGTGCCTTTTTACAACAAGCCATTTCCAATGGAAGAATTGAAAGAAAAGATCGTGGAGATGACAAAATCATAA
- a CDS encoding nickel-dependent hydrogenase large subunit: MSTVNTPNGFSLDTSGQRVVVDPVTRIEGHMRCEVNIDSENVIRNAVSTGTMWRGLEVILKGRDPRDAWAFTQRICGVCTGTHALTSVRAVEDALNIDIPENANSIRNIMQLSLQVHDHLVHFYHLHALDWVNPVNALKADPKATSELQQKVSPHHAKSSPGYFRDVQTRIRKFVESGQLGPFKNGYWTNPAYKLPPEADLMAVTHYLEALDFQKEIMTVRTVFGGKDTHPNWLVGGVPCAINMNGAGAPINMERLNYVRQIAERARKFIKDVYIPDLIAIGSFYKDWLYGGGISGTSVLSYGDIPDKANDYSAANLMMPRGAIINGNLKEVHPVDLRDPNEIQEFVPHSWYSYPDEAKGLHPWDGVTEPNFDLGANFKGTKTNIKQVDENAKYSWIKAPRWKGHAMEVGPLARYVIGYAQGHEVITDQVNRLLKTLDAPVDALFTTLGRTAARALEAEWCADMQLYFIDKLITNIKNGDTATANSGNFDPSTWPTEVKGVGFTEAPRGALGHWIRIKDTKIDNYQCIVPTTWNGSPRDNQGNIGAFEAALLNTKVERAEEPVEILRNLHSFDPCLACSTHVMSEDGDELAVVKVR; this comes from the coding sequence ATGTCTACAGTAAACACACCTAATGGCTTTTCTTTGGATACATCCGGGCAGCGCGTTGTTGTCGACCCTGTCACCCGGATCGAAGGCCACATGCGCTGCGAAGTTAACATTGATTCTGAAAATGTCATTCGTAACGCCGTTTCCACCGGGACCATGTGGCGTGGCCTGGAAGTCATCCTTAAAGGTCGCGACCCACGCGATGCCTGGGCCTTCACCCAGCGTATCTGTGGTGTTTGCACCGGAACACACGCCCTGACATCTGTGCGTGCGGTTGAAGATGCCCTCAACATCGACATTCCGGAAAATGCCAACTCCATTCGTAACATCATGCAGCTATCCTTGCAGGTTCATGATCATCTGGTGCATTTCTATCACCTACACGCATTAGACTGGGTGAACCCGGTCAATGCCCTGAAGGCTGACCCAAAAGCAACCTCTGAGCTGCAACAAAAAGTCTCCCCTCATCACGCCAAATCCTCTCCAGGCTATTTCCGTGATGTACAAACCCGTATTCGCAAGTTTGTAGAAAGTGGTCAGCTGGGTCCATTTAAAAACGGCTATTGGACAAACCCAGCTTATAAATTGCCGCCAGAAGCCGACCTGATGGCCGTCACCCACTATCTTGAAGCGCTTGATTTCCAAAAAGAGATCATGACTGTGCGGACCGTCTTTGGCGGAAAAGATACCCACCCGAACTGGCTGGTGGGCGGTGTGCCCTGTGCCATCAATATGAACGGGGCAGGTGCACCGATTAATATGGAACGGTTGAACTATGTGCGCCAAATTGCAGAGCGTGCACGCAAGTTCATCAAGGATGTCTACATCCCTGACCTGATTGCCATTGGCAGCTTCTATAAAGACTGGCTCTATGGGGGCGGAATTTCCGGCACGAGCGTACTGTCTTACGGCGACATTCCTGATAAGGCCAATGATTATTCAGCCGCCAACCTGATGATGCCACGCGGTGCGATCATCAATGGCAATCTGAAAGAAGTGCACCCGGTTGATCTGCGTGATCCAAACGAAATTCAGGAATTCGTTCCCCATTCCTGGTATTCCTACCCGGACGAGGCCAAGGGTCTACATCCGTGGGATGGGGTCACAGAACCAAACTTCGATCTAGGTGCCAACTTCAAAGGGACCAAGACCAACATCAAACAGGTGGATGAAAACGCCAAATATTCATGGATCAAGGCACCACGCTGGAAAGGCCATGCCATGGAAGTCGGCCCACTGGCGCGTTACGTTATTGGCTATGCCCAAGGTCATGAAGTCATCACCGATCAGGTCAACCGCCTGCTTAAAACACTGGATGCGCCGGTGGATGCGCTGTTCACCACATTAGGTCGCACAGCAGCGCGTGCCCTTGAGGCCGAATGGTGTGCCGATATGCAGCTGTACTTCATCGACAAGCTGATCACCAATATCAAAAATGGTGATACGGCAACGGCCAATTCCGGTAATTTTGATCCCAGCACATGGCCGACAGAGGTTAAAGGCGTTGGCTTTACCGAAGCCCCGCGTGGGGCCTTGGGTCACTGGATCCGCATCAAGGATACCAAGATCGACAACTATCAATGTATCGTGCCAACCACATGGAACGGTTCGCCTCGTGATAATCAGGGCAACATCGGTGCGTTTGAAGCCGCCCTTCTCAACACCAAGGTGGAACGCGCAGAAGAACCTGTGGAAATCTTGCGTAACCTGCATAGTTTCGATCCCTGCCTGGCATGTTCAACTCACGTCATGTCTGAAGACGGTGATGAGCTGGCAGTCGTCAAAGTTCGCTAA
- the cybH gene encoding Ni/Fe-hydrogenase, b-type cytochrome subunit, whose amino-acid sequence MSTEMKAHKEEAHYIYEAPVRLWHWINAFAIVALCITGYLIGKPLPAIHGEASDHYMMGYIRWIHFVSGYILIVGFVFRLYSACVGNKHARQIFLPPVHKSGWWAGVVHELLWYAFIVPEPKKYDGHNPLAVLVMHFIFLWGLVFMIITGLALYGEGTGIGSWQFDYFSSWVIPLFGQSQDVHTWHRLVMWIMICFAITHIYAALREDIMSRQSLIGTMISGWRTFKDSRPND is encoded by the coding sequence ATGAGTACCGAAATGAAAGCACATAAGGAAGAGGCCCATTATATTTACGAGGCACCCGTGCGCCTGTGGCACTGGATCAATGCCTTTGCCATCGTGGCCTTGTGCATTACCGGTTATCTGATCGGTAAGCCCCTGCCTGCAATTCACGGCGAAGCCAGCGACCATTACATGATGGGCTATATCCGCTGGATTCACTTTGTCTCCGGCTATATTCTGATTGTCGGTTTTGTCTTCCGCCTCTATTCGGCGTGCGTGGGCAACAAACATGCCCGCCAGATCTTTCTGCCGCCTGTTCATAAGTCAGGCTGGTGGGCCGGCGTGGTTCACGAACTGCTGTGGTATGCCTTTATCGTCCCGGAACCCAAGAAATACGACGGTCACAACCCATTGGCCGTACTGGTCATGCATTTCATCTTCTTGTGGGGACTGGTCTTTATGATCATCACCGGCCTTGCCCTTTATGGCGAAGGCACAGGCATAGGCAGCTGGCAGTTTGACTATTTCTCCAGCTGGGTCATCCCCCTGTTTGGTCAAAGTCAGGACGTGCACACATGGCATCGTCTCGTCATGTGGATCATGATCTGTTTTGCCATCACCCATATTTATGCAGCCTTGCGTGAAGACATCATGTCACGCCAATCCTTGATCGGCACCATGATTTCAGGCTGGCGGACGTTCAAGGACTCCCGTCCAAACGATTAA